In one Cyclopterus lumpus isolate fCycLum1 chromosome 24, fCycLum1.pri, whole genome shotgun sequence genomic region, the following are encoded:
- the LOC117727135 gene encoding ribonucleoside-diphosphate reductase subunit M2-like isoform X2: protein MLSPRAPLSVKHEPSLRGQMANMALDKENTPPSLNTSRILASKTARKIFSEVPTSAEEEEPLLKNNPRRFVIFPIKYHDIWQMYKKAEASFWTAEEVDLSKDLQHWESLRDEERFFISHVLAFFAASDGIVNENLVERFTQEVQVTEARCFYGFQIAMENIHSEMYSLLINTYIREPKEREYLFNAIETLPCVKKKADWAIHWIGDKDANFGERVVAFAAVEGIFFSGSFASIFWLKKRGLMPGLTFSNELISRDEGLHCDFACLMFKHLVNKPSAEKVTKIIKNAVAIEQEFLTEALPVKLIGMNGELMKQYIEFVADRLMLELGFTKIYRAENPFDFMETISLEGKTNFFEKRVGEYQRMGVMSGASDNTFRLDADF from the exons ATGCTTTCTCCGCGCGCTCCTCTCTCGGTGAAGCACGAGCCGTCCCTCCGCGGGCAGATGGCCAACATGGCGCTGGACAAGGAGAACACG CCGCCGAGTCTCAACACGAGCCGCATCTTGGCGTCTAAAACCGCGCGGAAGATCTTCTCCGAGGTTCCG ACCAgcgctgaggaagaggagccgcTGCTGAAGAACAACCCTCGTCGCTTCGTCATCTTCCCCATCAAGTACCACGACATCTGGCAGATGTACAAGAAGGCCGAGGCCTCCTTCTGGACCGCGGAGGAG GTGGACCTGTCCAAGGACCTGCAGCACTGGGAGTCTCTGAGGGACGAGGAGCGCTTCTTCATCTCTCACGTGTTGGCCTTCTTTGCAGCCAGCGACGGCATCGTCAACGAGAACCTG gtggagcgcttcacacaggaagtgcaggTGACGGAGGCCAGGTGTTTCTACGGGTTCCAGATCGCCATGGAGAACATCCACTCTGAGATGTACAGCCTCCTCATCAACACCTACATCAGGGAGCCCAAAGAGAG AGAATACCTGTTCAACGCCATCGAGACTCTGCCGTGTGTAAAGAAGAAGGCCGACTGGGCGATCCACTGGATCGGCGACAAAGACGCCAACTTCG GAGAGCGCGTGGTGGCCTTTGCTGCTGTGGAGGGAATCTTCTTCTCTGGTTCCTTTGCCTCCATCTTCTGGCTGAAGAAGAGAGGCCTGATGCCCGGCCTGACCTTCTCCAACGAGCTCATCAGCCGAGACGAG GGTCTGCACTGTGACTTTGCGTGTCTGATGTTCAAACATCTGGTGAACAAGCCGTCGGCAGAGAAGGTCACCAAGATCATCAAGAACGCCGTCGCCATCGAGCAG GAGTTCCTGACGGAGGCTCTGCCGGTGAAGCTGATCGGGATGAACGGCGAGCTGATGAAGCAGTACATCGAGTTCGTGGCCGACAGGCTGATGCTGGAGCTGGGCTTCACCAAG ATCTACCGGGCGGAGAACCCCTTTGACTTCATGGAGACCATCTCTCTGGAGGGGAAGACCAACTTCTTTGAGAAGCGCGTGGGAGAGTACCAGAGGATGGGCGTGATGTCGGGAGCCTCGGACAACACCTTCAGGCTGGACGCCGACTTCTGA
- the LOC117727694 gene encoding cleavage and polyadenylation specificity factor subunit 3, with amino-acid sequence MAAKRKCDVTVPAEESDQLLIRPLGAGQEVGRSCIILEFKGRKIMLDCGIHPGLEGMDALPYIDLIDPAEIDLLLISHFHLDHCGALPWFLQKTSFKGRTFMTHATKAIYRWLLSDYVKVSNISADDMLYTETDLEESMEKIETINFHEVKEVAGIKFWCYHAGHVLGAAMFMIEIAGVKLLYTGDFSRQEDRHLMAAEIPSVKPDILITESTYGTHIHEKREEREARFCNTVHDIVNREGRCLIPVFALGRAQELLLILDEYWQNHPELHDIPIYYASSLARKCMAVYQTYINAMNDKIRKAINVNNPFVFKHISNLKSMDHFDDIGPSVVMASPGMMQSGLSRELFESWCTDKRNGVIIAGYCVEGTLAKHIMTEPDEIATMSGQKLPLKMSVDYISFSAHTDYQQTSEFIRALKPPHVILVHGEQNEMARLKAALIREYEDNDEVDIEVHNPRNTEAVTLNFRGEKLAKVMGSLTDRKCVQGQRVSGILVKRNFNYHIVTPSDLSNYTDLCMSTVTQTQAIPYTGPISLLVSQLRSLAVHILIWRYFS; translated from the exons ATGGCGGCGAAACGTAAATGTGACGTCACGGTCCCCGCGGAGGAGAGCGACCAGCTGCTGATCCGCCCGCT aggagcaggacaggaagtgggacgATCCTGCATCATCCTGGAGTTCAAGGGACGAAAGATTATG ctggaCTGTGGGATCCATCCCGGTCTGGAGGGGATGGACGCTCTGCCGTACATCGACCTGATCGACCCGGCTGAGATCGACCTGCTGCTCATCAGCCA CTTCCACCTGGACCACTGTGGAGCTCTGCCCTGGTTCCTGCAGAAGACCAGCTTCAAAGGACGCACCTTCATGACGCACGCCACCAAGGCCATCTACCGCTGGCTGCTGTCGGACTACGTCAAAgtcag taaTATCTCAGCAGACGACATGCTGTACACGGAGACGGACCTGGAGGAGAGCATGGAGAAGATTGAGACCATCAACTTCCACGAGGTCAAGGAGGTCGCCGGCATCAAGTTCTGGTGTTACCACGCCGGCCACGTCCTCGGGGCCGCCATGTTCATGATCGAGATCGCCGGCGTCAAG ttgttgtACACAGGAGACTTCTCCCGTCAGGAGGACCGACATCTGATGGCAGCAGAGATCCCGAGCGTCAAACCCGACATCCTCATCACG GAGTCGACTTACGGGACGCACATCCACGAGAAGCGCGAGGAGCGCGAGGCCCGCTTCTGTAACACGGTCCACGACATCGTGAACCGGGAGGGCCGCTGTCTGATCCCCGTCTTCGCTCTGGGCCGAGCCCAAGAGCTGCTGCTCATCCTGG aCGAGTACTGGCAGAACCACCCTGAGCTCCATGACATCCCGATCTACTACGCCTCGTCTCTGGCCAGGAAGTGCATGGCCGTGTACCAGACGTACATCAACGCCATGAACGACAAGATCCGCAAGGCCATCAACGTCAACAACCCCTTCGTGTTCAAGCACATCAGCAACCTGAAG AGCATGGACCACTTCGATGACATCGGCCCCAGCGTGGTGATGGCGTCCCCCGGCATGATGCAGAGCGGCCTGTCGAGAGAGCTGTTTGAGTCCTGGTGCACCGACAAGAGGAACGGGGTCATCATCGCCGGATACTGTGTGGAGGGCACGCTGGccaag cacATCATGACGGAGCCCGATGAGATCGCCACCATGTCGGGGCAGAAGCTTCCTCTGAAGATGTCCGTGGACTACATCTCCTTCTCCGCTCACACCGACTACCAGCAGACCAGCGAGTTCATCCGGGCCCTCAAACCGCCCCACGTg ATCCTGGTCCACGGCGAGCAGAACGAGATGGCCCGACTGAAGGCGGCTCTGATCCGCGAGTACGAAGACAACGACGAGGTCGACATCGAGGTCCACAACCCGCGCAACACCGAAGCCGTCACACTGAACTTCAGGGGAGAGAAGCTggccaag GTGATGGGCTCTCTGACCGACAGGAAGTGCGTTCAGGGTCAGAGGGTCTCCGGGATCCTCGTCAAAAGGAACTTCAACTATCACATCGTGACGCCCTCCGACCTCTCCA ACTACACAGATCTGTGTATGAGCACAGTGACCCAGACTCAGGCCATCCCATACACCGGCCCCATCTCGCTGCTGGTCAGCCAGCTACGCAGCCTCgcag tacacattttaatttggaGGTACTTTTCCTGA
- the LOC117727135 gene encoding ribonucleoside-diphosphate reductase subunit M2-like isoform X1 — protein MLSPRAPLSVKHEPSLRGQMANMALDKENTPPSLNTSRILASKTARKIFSEVPKTSAEEEEPLLKNNPRRFVIFPIKYHDIWQMYKKAEASFWTAEEVDLSKDLQHWESLRDEERFFISHVLAFFAASDGIVNENLVERFTQEVQVTEARCFYGFQIAMENIHSEMYSLLINTYIREPKEREYLFNAIETLPCVKKKADWAIHWIGDKDANFGERVVAFAAVEGIFFSGSFASIFWLKKRGLMPGLTFSNELISRDEGLHCDFACLMFKHLVNKPSAEKVTKIIKNAVAIEQEFLTEALPVKLIGMNGELMKQYIEFVADRLMLELGFTKIYRAENPFDFMETISLEGKTNFFEKRVGEYQRMGVMSGASDNTFRLDADF, from the exons ATGCTTTCTCCGCGCGCTCCTCTCTCGGTGAAGCACGAGCCGTCCCTCCGCGGGCAGATGGCCAACATGGCGCTGGACAAGGAGAACACG CCGCCGAGTCTCAACACGAGCCGCATCTTGGCGTCTAAAACCGCGCGGAAGATCTTCTCCGAGGTTCCG AAGACCAgcgctgaggaagaggagccgcTGCTGAAGAACAACCCTCGTCGCTTCGTCATCTTCCCCATCAAGTACCACGACATCTGGCAGATGTACAAGAAGGCCGAGGCCTCCTTCTGGACCGCGGAGGAG GTGGACCTGTCCAAGGACCTGCAGCACTGGGAGTCTCTGAGGGACGAGGAGCGCTTCTTCATCTCTCACGTGTTGGCCTTCTTTGCAGCCAGCGACGGCATCGTCAACGAGAACCTG gtggagcgcttcacacaggaagtgcaggTGACGGAGGCCAGGTGTTTCTACGGGTTCCAGATCGCCATGGAGAACATCCACTCTGAGATGTACAGCCTCCTCATCAACACCTACATCAGGGAGCCCAAAGAGAG AGAATACCTGTTCAACGCCATCGAGACTCTGCCGTGTGTAAAGAAGAAGGCCGACTGGGCGATCCACTGGATCGGCGACAAAGACGCCAACTTCG GAGAGCGCGTGGTGGCCTTTGCTGCTGTGGAGGGAATCTTCTTCTCTGGTTCCTTTGCCTCCATCTTCTGGCTGAAGAAGAGAGGCCTGATGCCCGGCCTGACCTTCTCCAACGAGCTCATCAGCCGAGACGAG GGTCTGCACTGTGACTTTGCGTGTCTGATGTTCAAACATCTGGTGAACAAGCCGTCGGCAGAGAAGGTCACCAAGATCATCAAGAACGCCGTCGCCATCGAGCAG GAGTTCCTGACGGAGGCTCTGCCGGTGAAGCTGATCGGGATGAACGGCGAGCTGATGAAGCAGTACATCGAGTTCGTGGCCGACAGGCTGATGCTGGAGCTGGGCTTCACCAAG ATCTACCGGGCGGAGAACCCCTTTGACTTCATGGAGACCATCTCTCTGGAGGGGAAGACCAACTTCTTTGAGAAGCGCGTGGGAGAGTACCAGAGGATGGGCGTGATGTCGGGAGCCTCGGACAACACCTTCAGGCTGGACGCCGACTTCTGA
- the LOC117727695 gene encoding galectin-8-like has translation MVLIQGSVLRDADRFQVDLTCGSSMEPRADVAFHFNPRFRTPCVVCNALQGGRWGREEVLDLNPFRAGDPFELIVLVLKDTFKVALNGAHLVDFQQRVDLQRVDTLCISGGVLIQAAGILPSFRDVSPVASLTNQEPPEMNQEVPQTMIISSPADFRVPFRGELAGGLSVGRSISITGETQQHAHRYLSVCGPVLEK, from the exons ATGGTTCTGATTCAGGGCTCGGTGCTGCGTGATGCcgacag gtTCCAGGTGGACCTCACCTGCGGCAGCAGCATGGAGCCGAGGGCCGACGTGGCGTTCCACTTCAACCCGAGGTTCAGGACCCCGTGTGTGGTCTGCAACGCGCTGCAGGGGGGGCGCTGGGGCCGGGAGGAGGTCCTGGACCTGAACCCCTTCAGGGCCGGGGACCCCTTCGAGCTCATCGTCCTCGTCCTGAAGGACACGTTCAAG GTGGCGCTGAACGGAGCTCACCTGGTGGACTTCCAGCAGCGAGTGGACCTCCAGCGAGTGGACACGCTCTGCATCTCCGGAGGAGTCCTCATCCAGGCTGCAGGAATCCTGCCGAGCTTC aggGACGTTTCTCCTGTGGCCAGTCTGACCAATCAGGAACCACCAGAGATGAACCAGGAAGTCCCTCAGACG ATGATCATCTCGTCTCCGGCTGACTTT AGAGTTCCCTTCAGAGGAGAGCTGGCTGGAGGACTGAGTGTTGGACGCAGCATCAGCATCACAGGAGAGACCCAGCAGCACGCCCACaggtacctgtctgtctgcggacctgtct tggagaaataa